From Phaeodactylum tricornutum CCAP 1055/1 chromosome 23, whole genome shotgun sequence, one genomic window encodes:
- a CDS encoding predicted protein, translating to MKSKVRRVDVTLDYIDEIEREMDVDENDDNKSTTASGLDLESNPLSEHEIKKSPPTQKERNLPFFNSKRKVIVARSPNDIAPLCMKLTKSIKQSGPNSFPLVLGMDVEYATLELDIRGDLPAMLQLASPDPTGPVGLFWLDKLPNHGKSILHDGEAYKPLLSILASSDIEKVGVGLTSDVRHLLDWWGVSGAATYSPYFIANTVDISEVYSSDTRVADRSLQEMCESVLQLRLRKRKSISRNKKRSHWRAEVLTKQMKEYAANDAACAVEVYLSLCAEESDDSDDSGDDDENDHSSIDHSDADERDPSSYQ from the coding sequence ATGAAGTCCAAAGTTCGCCGCGTCGACGTGACGCTGGACTATATCGATGAAATCGAGCGCGAGATGGATGtagacgaaaacgatgacAATAAAAGCACGACGGCTAGTGGCCTTGATCTTGAAAGCAACCCACTCTCTGAACacgaaatcaaaaagtcgcctccaacacaaaaggaaCGAAATCTGCCATTTTTCAATTCTAAACGGAAGGTTATCGTGGCCCGGTCACCCAATGACATCGCTCCCCTATGCATGAAACTTACGAAATCAATCAAACAATCGGGACCGAATTCCTTCCCTCTAGTACTTGGAATGGACGTGGAGTACGCCACATTGGAATTGGATATTCGGGGTGACCTGCCGGCCATGCTGCAGCTTGCGAGTCCTGATCCTACCGGACCAGTTGGTCTTTTCTGGCTCGACAAACTACCGAATCACGGTAAATCCATCTTGCACGACGGAGAAGCGTATAAACCGTTGCTATCCATTTTGGCGTCTTCGGATATCGAGAAGGTCGGCGTTGGTTTGACGTCAGATGTCCGGCACTTGTTGGATTGGTGGGGCGTTTCCGGTGCGGCCACATACTCGCCATACTTTATCGCGAACACGGTGGATATATCGGAAGTGTACTCGTCAGACACACGCGTGGCCGACCGTTCTCTGCAGGAAATGTGCGAGTCGGTGTTGCAGTTGCGTTTGCGCAAGCGCAAGTCGATTTCGAGAAACAAAAAACGCTCGCACTGGCGTGCGGAAGTGTTGACCAAGCAAATGAAAGAATACGCTGCCAACGACGCGGCGTGCGCAGTAGAGGTCTATTTGTCCCTGTGTGCCGAAGAATCCGACGACAGTGATGATTCaggtgacgacgacgaaaacgatcaCAGCTCCATAGATCATTCGGATGCTGATGAAAGGGATCCTAGTTCATACCAATAG
- the SKT1 gene encoding succinyl-coenzyme A:3-oxo-acid coenzyme a-transferase (A mitochondrial enzyme, catalyzes the reversible transfer of CoA between succinyl-CoA and another carboxylic acid in the reaction: succinyl-CoA + a 3-oxo acid = succinate + a 3-oxoacyl-CoA. A number of 3-oxo acids may serve as the acceptor but acetoacetate is the preferred substrate. Potential roles in synthesis and degradation of ketone bodies (in lipid metabolism), leucine degradation, and butanoate metabolism.) gives MLVSVRALTGLTRASSFCFVSRRSLATRPLSKVVGSAKEALQGVDLSGATIAAGGFGLGGIPETLLNEISRTESAKDLTIVSLTAGVDGFGIGRLLEANKVKRLISSYVGENKFLEQEFFAGRLEVELTPQGTIAERLNAAGAGIPAFYTPTGAGTIYSKGGIPIQYVPDGSGNVAIASEARETRVFDDIEYVLEHSLKAGVAIVKAYKADTRGNLIFKGTSANANPDCAMAGKICLAEVEEIVEAGEIGPDEVHLPGVYVHKVLLAADNEKRVERLKLQDGSQKGVIVGGRGRIMRRAAKEFENGMYVNLGIGIPTMASNYVPEGIQIELQAENGLMGIGPYPSSELTASPDYINAGKETITPLRGASTFSSSRSFGMIRGGHIDLTILGGLQCSASGDLASWIVPGKIVKGMGGAMDLVNAIGSRVVVTMDHTAKDGSPKIRDKCSLPLTGHNVVDRIITDMGVFDCDKKGKGGLTLVEIAPGVSVDDVRKATACDFKVASSLPRMDNE, from the exons ATGCTTGTTTCGGTTCGCGCTTTGACGGGCTTGACCCGAGCTTCGTCCTTCTGTTTCGTCTCTCGTCGTTCGTTAGCGACGCGTCCACTGAGCAAGGTTGTTGGTTCGGCCAAGGAGGCCTTGCAAGGCGTCGATTTGTCCGGTGCTACGATTGCTGCCGGTGGCTTTGGTTTGGGTGGCATCCCGGAAACTCTTTTGAACGAAATTAGTCGGACAGAGTCCGCCAAGGATTTGACCATAGTATCGCTGACGGCGGGTGTCGACGGGTTCGGAATCGGACGTTTGCTGGAAGCGAACAAGGTCAAGAGGCTCATTAGTTCCTACGTTGGCGAAAACAAGTTTTTAGAACAAGAATTCTTTGCTGGGCGTCTGGAAGTCGAGTTGACGCCGCAAGGGACCATCGCGGAGCGTTTGAATGCCGCGGGAGCGG GTATCCCTGCCTTTTACACACCCACCGGAGCAGGGACTATCTACTCTAAAGGTGGAATTCCCATCCAGTACGTTCCGGACGGCAGTGGCAATGTCGCCATCGCCAGTGAAGCTCGCGAGACCCGCGTCTTTGACGACATTGAGTATGTTTTGGAGCACTCACTCAAGGCGGGTGTTGCCATCGTCAAAGCTTACAAGGCGGATACGCGTGGAAATCTCATATTCAAGGGAACTTCGGCCAACGCCAATCCCGATTGTGCCATGGCCGGGAAAATCTGCCTTGCCGAGGTTGAAGAGATTGTGGAAGCGGGTGAAATTGGACCAGACGAAGTTCATCTTCCTGGAGTATACGTACACAAGGTACTGCTGGCTGCCGACAACGAAAAGCGTGTCGAACGATTAAAGTTACAGGACGGTTCCCAAAAGGGCGTCATCGTGGGCGGGCGTGGACGGATTATGCGACGGGCAGcgaaagaatttgaaaaCGGCATGTACGTGAATTTGGGCATTGGTATTCCAACCATGGCGTCCAACTATGTTCCCGAAGGAATACAGATTGAGTTGCAGGCGGAAAACGGACTCATGGGAATTGGACCG TACCCATCTTCTGAGTTGACCGCTAGCCCGGACTACATCAACGCCGGTAAAGAAACAATCACTCCATTGCGCGGAGCATCAACATTTAGCTCGTCCCGATCCTTCGGTATGATTAGAGGAGGTCACATTGACTTGACTATTTTGGGGGGTCTACAATGCAGCGCGTCCGGAGATCTAGCGAGCTGGATTGTACCAGGAAAGATTGTCAAGGGCATGGGAGGGGCCATGGATCTCGTCAACGCCATTGGATCTCGTGTCGTTGTTACAATGGACCACACAGCCAAGGATGGATCTCCCAAGATTCGGGATAAGTGCAGTTTGCCATTGACAGGCCACAACGTTGTGGACCGAATCATTACCGACATGGGCGTCTTCGATTGCGATAAGAAAGGTAAGGGCGGTCTTACGCTGGTGGAAATTGCACCCGGTGTTTCGGTAGATGATGTTCGAAAGGCAACCGCTTGTGACTTTAAAGTTGCATCCAGCCTTCCTCGGATGGACAACGAGTAA
- a CDS encoding predicted protein, which produces MSHRMRSLFLGLCLAVLAVFVDSSSPFGIQTNEDTASTFASSMVYDATLSRLYITGATYGREFDKSGSTTPISQNTSDCFFGILQLPVKAANTLPVWIIRQQIGRMNTQEVCSAIYTTGSGSDRKMYVLGHSVESPSVLAPLKLEGPNRTVYGMVLDLNWKGKVHGGHLIESAAVQIPIAMQFDDGDLLIASLKSASPEAQQAVQSQQSQDSTADPTNDGAYFLLQNDKPLSLSLQRLHRMGNRSVAPRLDSGRIEDGPILQTLDSEWWKEFATDQLASVQLSSMIRLNDSTTILAGSTRGTGIAFGGGFAANALDGFLMLFKSRTGNTVSSKRVSSNGMDRILGLCQAADTGFLYVTGMTDGNLLQGEAVPVPSSQPGHYQAFLHKINATTLETIWTYQIGTILVGDDTLQTPQVHGLACDVTLDDKLVYMTGIVKDGAVLTTNGVTGIVPQSAGKDDIFVVQLNTDDGSLNFALQIGTSEDDTLASGIGVLCDKDGNAMLLCNTKGSMFREKSVQPNNFVHSNIAVLSVDRLSGALASEFMQNTGAPTLVPTVAPMAPLLTVIPSSTLSSATAPAQTVNGSSSTELSSEGPSLPFVATNLPTAVPAQAITFSQRPQISPMLIPTNHPSIEARVSTNVPTRGKGSFVLESDLGRDEDEIAAINITNPTTDNAGVSTGRATSNLYIMSAIGLINIIMGSLIVILILQRRNKKKVGAEHALSSRGLQSHSTTGYSDSSLQHHFFNDSNREVEEPLYLDDGVFHDDATFLSGTTLYEIPRSFESSESRLENVDTLLRLKPAYTMATRNRDDEAFKRLKQTRTRTIELERFEPVLEANIARNGIYRPSRDPFDLSRNA; this is translated from the coding sequence ATGTCACATCGAATGAGGTCTTTGTTTCTTGGACTCTGTCTAGCCGTGCTCGCTGTATTCGTAGACTCGTCGTCTCCCTTTGGCATTCAAACCAATGAAGACACAGCGAGTACCTTCGCGTCAAGCATGGTGTATGACGCTACGCTTTCGAGACTATACATTACCGGTGCCACCTACGGTCGCGAATTTGACAAATCTGGGAGCACTACACCGATCTCACAAAATACCAGCGATTGCTTTTTCGGCATTCTACAACTCCCAGTAAAAGCCGCCAACACCCTACCAGTCTGGATCATTCGCCAGCAGATAGGTCGAATGAACACACAAGAGGTATGCTCTGCAATATACACCACAGGAAGTGGAAGTGACAGAAAAATGTACGTTCTTGGCCACTCTGTGGAATCTCCGAGTGTGCTAGCACCTTTGAAATTAGAGGGTCCGAACAGGACAGTCTATGGAATGGTTCTTGATTTAAACTGGAAGGGAAAAGTACATGGTGGCCATCTGATAGAGTCTGCAGCGGTTCAAATCCCGATTGCTATGCAATTCGACGATGGCGACTTGCTGATAGCCTCTCTGAAATCGGCTTCCCCTGAAGCTCAACAGGCCGTCCAAAGCCAACAGTCTCAAGATTCTACTGCCGACCCTACCAATGATGGAGCGTATTTCCTGTTACAGAATGACAAACCTCTGTCTCTTTCTCTTCAAAGACTACATCGTATGGGTAATCGCTCAGTTGCCCCTCGTTTGGATTCCGGCAGAATTGAAGATGGACCTATCCTCCAAACTCTAGATTCTGAATGGTGGAAGGAATTTGCGACGGACCAGCTCGCTAGTGTTCAACTTTCCAGCATGATTCGACTGAACGACTCAACTACGATTCTTGCTGGTTCCACACGAGGTACAGGCATTGCCTTTGGTGGTGGATTTGCGGCTAACGCATTGGACGGGTTCTTGATGTTGTTTAAATCAAGAACAGGAAATACAGTGAGTTCGAAAAGAGTTTCTTCAAATGGAATGGATCGAATTCTCGGGCTTTGCCAAGCAGCCGACACAGGTTTCCTTTACGTAACTGGAATGACAGATGGCAATCTACTACAAGGTGAAGCTGTGCCGGTGCCTTCCTCGCAACCCGGACACTATCAAGCCTTTCTACATAAAATCAACGCAACAACACTGGAAACGATTTGGACCTACCAGATTGGAACAATCCTCGTTGGAGATGATACGTTGCAGACACCACAAGTACATGGACTGGCTTGTGATGTCACTTTGGACGATAAACTGGTCTACATGACTGGAATCGTCAAAGACGGTGCCGTTTTGACAACTAATGGGGTGACAGGTATTGTGCCGCAGAGTGCAGGAAAGGACGACATTTTTGTGGTTCAGCTGAACACGGATGATGGCTCTCTTAACTTTGCCCTACAAATCGGTACATCAGAAGACGATACTCTTGCATCTGGAATTGGGGTACTTTGCGATAAGGACGGAAACGCGATGTTGCTTTGCAATACGAAAGGTTCGATGTTTAGAGAGAAATCTGTGCAACCGAACAACTTTGTGCACAGCAACATAGCTGTTCTCTCAGTGGATAGATTGTCAGGTGCTTTGGCATCTGAATTCATGCAGAATACCGGGGCACCTACTCTTGTTCCGACGGTGGCCCCGATGGCTCCACTACTCACCGTCATTCCGTCTTCAACGCTCTCATCCGCTACGGCGCCTGCTCAGACCGTTAATGGATCGTCATCAACTGAATTATCGAGTGAAGGTCCATCTTTACCGTTCGTTGCAACTAACCTTCCAACAGCTGTACCAGCACAGGCCATAACTTTTTCGCAGAGACCCCAGATTTCGCCTATGCTTATCCCAACTAATCATCCTTCAATAGAAGCTCGAGTATCAACGAACGTGCCAACTAGGGGGAAAGGAAGCTTTGTTTTAGAGTCAGACTTGGGCAGAGATGAAGACGAAATAGCGGCGATCAACATAACCAACCCAACTACAGACAATGCAGGAGTCAGCACAGGTCGAGCGACAAGTAACCTTTACATTATGAGCGCGATCGGCTTGATCAATATCATCATGGGCAGTCTCATCGTCATACTCATTCTTCAGCGACGTAATAAGAAAAAAGTTGGTGCTGAACATGCTCTATCTTCTCGTGGGTTACAAAGCCACAGTACCACGGGATACTCTGATTCAAGTTTGCAACATCACTTCTTTAATGACTCAAATCGAGAAGTAGAAGAACCACTCTATTTGGATGATGGAGTCTTCCACGATGATGCCACTTTCCTATCCGGAACTACGTTGTACGAAATTCCAAGAAGCTTCGAAAGCAGCGAAAGTCGACTAGAGAATGTCGATACTTTACTGAGACTTAAACCTGCCTATACTATGGCGACAAGGAACCGCGATGATGAAGCCTTCAAACGGCTAAAGCAAACACGAACACGAACCATCGAGCTTGAAAGATTTGAGCCTGTACTCGAGGCCAACATTGCACGCAATGGAATTTACAGGCCGAGTAGGGATCCTTTCGATCTGTCACGTAATGCGTAG
- a CDS encoding predicted protein: MKYCSLLLFLAFSYANAALDFEVNAASTFTCSLESATCRFSRSDYDTEPILVGEGQITDTEGETGSFVAVWATRIPESDSMTLSNCVIADSCFVKCQDTCACATADGSPCETATPAPTPAPTAPQPTTAPVQIVCEQKSENTSLCPTLMRDSVPVGVECRCYNFCKGSFLSCCQDNNQCGSLDCADAGAPGTMDGIVLGCTDDDAPSGGGGGGSDSSRSVTAPFPTLAFGFTAGLVLLA; encoded by the coding sequence ATGAAGTATTGTTCgcttcttctctttctcgCATTTTCCTATGCGAATGCCGCTCTCGACTTTGAAGTCAACGCGGCCAGCACATTCACCTGTTCCTTGGAGAGTGCCACTTGCCGCTTCTCTCGTTCCGACTACGACACCGAACCGATACTTGTAGGTGAGGGCCAAATCACTGACACGGAGGGTGAAACGGGTTCATTTGTAGCCGTTTGGGCGACTCGCATTCCGGAGTCCGACTCAATGACGCTATCCAATTGCGTCATTGCTGATTCCTGTTTCGTCAAATGCCAGGACACCTGCGCGTGTGCGACAGCCGATGGTAGCCCGTGTGAGACAGCAACGCCGGCACCCACACCGGCACCAACAGCGCCACAGCCCACTACGGCACCGGTGCAGATAGTTTGCGAACAGAAGAGCGAGAATACGTCTTTGTGTCCCACACTTATGCGGGATTCCGTCCCGGTTGGCGTTGAATGTCGTTGTTATAACTTTTGCAAAGGTTCTTTCTTGTCGTGCTGCCAAGATAACAATCAATGCGGCTCCTTGGACTGTGCGGATGCGGGAGCGCCGGGAACGATGGACGGGATTGTGTTGGGATGTACAGATGACGACGCGCCAAgcggtggcggtggaggaggaTCAGACAGCTCGCGGTCTGTGACGGCGCCTTTTCCAACGTTGGCTTTCGGATTTACCGCAGGTTTGGTATTGCTGGCGTAG
- a CDS encoding predicted protein has protein sequence MTRPQFTIRAFILAVVVLLVLYCNSGVYRPLRAPNGTRSQPVAFPNSQTTPLGSYAIAAGELPGYTGWGRPEFTLAGYFTAATPKGDTISAGDPYIIELQCRGHADCQTPSYFYVRAYGPAILTGRIEARGKGGYRALLYPVDPGVYTVEIVITISNPPPFDVFPLASKAAPILYEGYLLQDFPTTLTVLPNKMDHFTKLPVCNAADLLNDRSIYPHERARWKVVDQIRSKHHQSNTGDGTQVTFPAYQQSYNSLGVVADYQFHNCRLLVIPYRGENVTFNPFLCLQEPTHFILIGDSTMRIQHQIFQQYLSLPEMKHHSLTFIELYGGILRCNTYGPILEQELKVELERNSKSQAHRAVLFNTGLHDIHRLCGTEWEKDRRTYLTDPQLPCVEQYRRGLADLIHVVGTLPAAVKLFQTTTAGWPKYGNFGINWDPRYGQGLPLDASFVEYFNTIATTLLESHPYIGVVDGYWISLARPDNREIGPRAAIGPKLSHPGIEVVHAMVRIWSMVVLRNLCG, from the coding sequence ATGACGAGACCCCAATTCACGATTCGTGCTTTCATTTTAGCAGTGGTCGTACTGCTTGTGTTGTACTGCAACAGCGGTGTTTATCGGCCGCTACGTGCACCAAATGGTACACGTTCCCAACCGGTCGCTTTTCCCAATTCCCAGACGACGCCGTTGGGTTCCTACGCGATCGCAGCCGGGGAATTGCCAGGATACACAGGTTGGGGTCGGCCTGAGTTCACCTTGGCCGGGTACTTCACAGCTGCCACACCTAAAGGTGATACTATTTCGGCGGGTGATCCGTACATTATCGAGCTGCAGTGTCGAGGTCATGCTGATTGTCAAACACCGTCGTATTTTTATGTCCGCGCCTACGGCCCTGCAATTTTGACAGGCCGGATCGAAGCGAGAGGAAAAGGTGGATATCGTGCTCTGCTGTACCCCGTCGACCCGGGGGTCTATACAGTGGAAATAGTCATAACCATTTCGAACCCACCACCATTCGACGTCTTTCCACTGGCATCTAAGGCCGCACCCATTCTCTATGAGGGATATCTCTTGCAAGACTTTCCAACCACCTTGACGGTTTTGCCAAACAAAATGGATCATTTCACAAAGCTGCCAGTCTGCAATGCAGCGGATTTGCTCAACGACCGCTCCATATATCCCCATGAACGAGCTCGGTGGAAGGTTGTGGATCAAATTCGATCGAAACACCACCAGTCAAATACGGGTGACGGAACTCAAGTCACTTTTCCAGCCTATCAGCAATCCTACAACAGTCTTGGAGTTGTGGCTGACTACCAATTCCATAATTGCCGCCTCTTGGTGATACCCTATCGTGGTGAAAATGTGACCTTCAATCCTTTTTTATGTTTACAGGAACCTACTCACTTTATACTTATCGGGGACTCGACGATGAGGATACAGCATCAAATCTTCCAGCAGTACCTGTCGTTACCTGAAATGAAGCATCATTCCTTAACGTTCATCGAATTGTACGGTGGAATTCTGCGCTGCAACACTTACGGCCCCATTTTAGAGCAAGAATTAAAAGTCGAGCTGGAACGAAATTCTAAGTCCCAAGCCCATCGAGCTGTGTTATTCAATACAGGGCTGCACGACATTCATCGGCTCTGCGGAACGGAGTGGGAGAAAGACCGTCGCACATACCTTACTGATCCCCAATTGCCGTGCGTGGAACAATATCGGCGTGGTCTGGCCGATTTGATCCATGTCGTGGGCACTTTGCCCGCAGCTGTCAAGCTGTTTCAAACAACCACCGCTGGTTGGCCCAAGTATGGCAATTTTGGGATCAATTGGGACCCTCGCTATGGACAAGGACTCCCACTGGATGCTTCTTTTGTCGAATACTTCAATACGATTGCAACCACCCTACTCGAATCCCATCCATATATCGGCGTGGTTGATGGCTACTGGATATCCTTGGCTCGTCCGGACAATCGGGAAATTGGACCGCGAGCAGCAATAGGACCCAAGCTCTCGCACCCTGGGATTGAAGTCGTCCACGCCATGGTTCGTATCTGGTCCATGGTGGTACTTAGAAATCTTTGCGGCTAG